One Roseomonas sp. OT10 DNA window includes the following coding sequences:
- the malQ gene encoding 4-alpha-glucanotransferase, with the protein MSRDADPLAPDLLALAGAAGLATRWRDVRGEERGVAPDTVRAVLDALGLPSDSPAQVAASRERLAEESRLPPLCTAVAGQPVLLGLPGTPDFHLVQEDGHTLGGRAESWGERLVHLPVSPPPGYHRLTIGGLETILAVAPPRCFALEAAAPVRDGARPWGLAVQLYGLRREGGGGLGDFAALSEFGRAAAARGADALAISPVHAQFSADPDRFSPYSPSSRLFLNVLHADPATLGGPALRVALVRSGLAEEFARLEALDLVDWPAAAHARLALFHALYDDFEGSPEFDRFRAAGGEALERHATFEALHAHLYGADPSRWHWRDWPAEYRDPSGPGVARFAREQAREVMRHAFLQWLADRGLAAAQAAMTGAGARVGLVADLAVGTDGGGSHGWSRPREMLHGLSVGAPPDIFSPLGQGWGLTAFSPRGLKRGGYAAFLEMLRAAMRHSGGVRIDHVMGLARLWLIPDGASPMEGAYLHYPVDDLLRLVALESHRHRCIVVGEDLGTLPDGFRERLDGAGVMGLRVLWFEQETDGRFIPPSRWSPGAVAVTTTHDLPTVAGWWRGRDIAWRAELGLLGAGSDGGMQQAERARDRANLWQAMRDSGAARGEPPAPEDGTPVADAAAAHIGHAACALALLPMEDALALVEQPNLPGTTEQHPNWRRRLPGPAARLLDDPGCAARLAALADARTSPG; encoded by the coding sequence ATGAGCCGCGACGCCGATCCCCTCGCGCCCGACCTCCTGGCTCTGGCCGGGGCGGCGGGCCTCGCCACCCGCTGGCGCGACGTCCGTGGCGAGGAGCGGGGCGTCGCGCCCGATACCGTCCGCGCCGTGCTGGACGCGCTCGGCCTGCCCAGCGACTCGCCGGCGCAGGTCGCGGCCAGCCGGGAGCGGCTGGCGGAGGAATCGCGCCTGCCCCCCCTCTGCACCGCCGTTGCCGGCCAGCCGGTGCTGCTCGGCCTGCCGGGCACGCCCGACTTCCATCTGGTGCAGGAGGACGGCCACACCCTCGGCGGCCGGGCGGAAAGCTGGGGCGAGCGGCTGGTCCACCTGCCCGTCTCCCCGCCCCCCGGCTACCACCGCCTGACCATCGGCGGGCTGGAGACCATCCTGGCCGTCGCGCCGCCGCGCTGCTTCGCGCTGGAGGCGGCGGCGCCCGTCCGGGACGGCGCCCGCCCCTGGGGCCTGGCGGTGCAGCTCTACGGGCTGCGGCGGGAGGGCGGCGGCGGGCTGGGGGACTTCGCCGCGCTGTCGGAATTCGGCCGTGCCGCCGCCGCGCGCGGCGCCGATGCGCTGGCGATCAGCCCGGTGCACGCGCAGTTCTCGGCCGACCCGGACCGCTTCTCGCCCTACTCCCCCTCCTCGCGCCTGTTCCTGAACGTGCTGCATGCCGACCCGGCGACGCTGGGCGGGCCGGCCCTGCGCGTGGCCCTGGTGCGGAGCGGGTTGGCGGAGGAGTTCGCCCGGCTGGAGGCGCTGGACCTCGTGGACTGGCCCGCCGCCGCCCACGCGCGGCTGGCGCTGTTCCATGCGCTGTACGACGACTTCGAGGGCAGCCCGGAGTTCGACCGCTTCCGCGCCGCAGGCGGCGAGGCGCTGGAGCGCCATGCCACCTTCGAGGCGCTGCACGCCCATCTCTATGGCGCCGACCCGTCGCGCTGGCACTGGCGCGACTGGCCCGCGGAGTACCGCGACCCATCCGGGCCGGGCGTGGCGCGCTTCGCCCGGGAGCAGGCGCGGGAGGTGATGCGCCACGCCTTCCTGCAATGGCTGGCCGATCGCGGGCTCGCGGCGGCGCAGGCGGCGATGACCGGTGCCGGGGCGCGGGTGGGGCTGGTCGCCGACCTCGCCGTGGGGACGGATGGCGGCGGCAGCCATGGCTGGAGCCGGCCACGCGAGATGCTGCACGGGCTGAGCGTCGGCGCGCCGCCGGACATCTTCTCGCCGCTGGGCCAGGGCTGGGGCCTGACCGCCTTCTCGCCGCGCGGGCTGAAACGGGGGGGCTATGCCGCCTTCCTGGAGATGCTGCGCGCCGCCATGCGCCATTCCGGCGGGGTGCGGATCGACCACGTGATGGGCCTCGCCCGGCTCTGGCTGATCCCGGACGGCGCCTCGCCGATGGAGGGCGCCTATCTCCACTACCCGGTGGACGACCTCCTGCGCCTCGTCGCGCTGGAATCGCACCGCCACCGCTGCATCGTGGTGGGCGAGGATCTCGGCACCCTGCCCGACGGCTTCCGCGAGCGGCTGGACGGCGCCGGCGTGATGGGGCTGCGCGTGCTGTGGTTCGAGCAGGAGACGGATGGCCGCTTCATCCCGCCCTCGCGCTGGTCCCCCGGCGCGGTGGCTGTGACCACCACCCACGACCTGCCCACCGTCGCCGGCTGGTGGCGCGGTCGCGACATCGCCTGGCGCGCGGAGCTGGGCCTGCTGGGCGCGGGCTCCGACGGCGGCATGCAGCAGGCGGAACGGGCACGCGACCGCGCGAACCTCTGGCAGGCCATGCGCGACAGCGGCGCGGCCCGGGGCGAGCCCCCCGCCCCGGAGGACGGCACCCCGGTCGCCGATGCCGCCGCCGCCCATATCGGCCACGCCGCCTGCGCCCTGGCGCTGCTGCCCATGGAAGACGCACTGGCGCTGGTGGAGCAGCCCAACCTGCCCGGCACGACCGAGCAGCATCCGAACTGGCGCCGGCGCCTGCCCGGCCCGGCGGCGAGGTTGCTGGATGACCCGGGATGCGCCGCGCGGCTGGCAGCCCTGGCCGACGCACGCACCAGCCCAGGCTAA
- the secE gene encoding preprotein translocase subunit SecE, with amino-acid sequence MASLNPVQFIREVRQEVSRVTWPSRKETLITTGLVLALSTVAAIFFLVVDKLIQLAMSLLFGFG; translated from the coding sequence TTGGCCAGCTTGAATCCTGTCCAGTTCATCCGCGAGGTGCGGCAGGAGGTCAGCCGCGTCACCTGGCCTTCGCGCAAGGAGACGCTGATCACCACCGGGCTGGTGCTTGCCCTCTCGACCGTGGCGGCGATCTTCTTCCTGGTGGTGGACAAGCTCATCCAGCTGGCCATGAGCCTGCTGTTCGGATTCGGCTGA
- the treY gene encoding malto-oligosyltrehalose synthase: MIPLATARLQFHEGFTLDDAVPLVPYYRALGISHLYASPLLKARPGSTHGYDIVDPTRINPELGGEEALRRLVAALRAAGMGLILDIVPNHMGVGGADNGWWLDVLEWGPASPFAETFDIDWNPPDPALRGRMLAPFLGGPYGTVLESGDLALHFEAETGKIFAQYFEHRFPIAPATYARILRAPGEPTLLGLAQIFEGVGAAAERDAARAAAGVALDVLARFAAGPEGQRAVAAALACFGPGSPEGRERLHGLLEAQNYRLAWWRAATDEINWRRFFDVTSLAGLQVERPHVFEATHELILRLYAEGLIDGVRVDHVDGLADPRAYCRKLRRRLEAAGKERPEGAPKGRPLLVVEKILAPHERLRGDWKVDGTTGYNFMDEVSGLLHDPAGEAPLTALWTELTGRPARFEEEAREARRQILRENLASELNGTAAALHRVAAHDLATRDFTLTAIRRALTEVLAHFPVYRMYVNVAGRTEEDKRILDWALAGARRTVRATERPLLDLLDTWLGGELPRSLPHDRRRERWRTAVRFQQLSAPVAAKSVEDTAFYRYGRLISRNEVGSEPSHFSETPAAFHADCRDRARRFPHEMLATATHDHKRGEDNRMRLAVLSERPEDWAAALRRWTRLNAGLKKQVEDGPAPDATDELMLYQTLVGAWPLDLDPADEAGMEDFIGRVLGWQEKALREGKRRSEWAVPNEAYESACRDFVHAILDPNRPSRMREEIANFAWRLAPAGAVNGLAQTLLRCTTPGFPDLYQGTEFWDFSLVDPDNRRPVDFPARAAALASGEAPAALLAHWKDGRVKQAVIARALALRGHLPALFGAGEYLPLEVQGERAAHVLAFARRQGAAMAVVAVTRLPSPLLGEASLPLPPAEAWGDTAAVLPAEAPALRDVLNGGEAPGRDGRLALAALFRTLPVALLASG; the protein is encoded by the coding sequence ATGATCCCCCTCGCCACCGCGCGGCTGCAGTTCCACGAGGGCTTCACCCTCGACGATGCGGTTCCGCTGGTTCCCTATTACCGGGCGCTGGGGATCAGCCATCTCTACGCCTCGCCGCTGCTGAAGGCGCGGCCGGGCTCGACCCATGGCTACGACATCGTGGACCCCACCCGGATCAATCCGGAGTTGGGCGGCGAGGAGGCGCTCCGGCGGCTGGTCGCGGCACTGCGGGCGGCCGGGATGGGGCTGATCCTGGACATCGTGCCCAACCACATGGGGGTGGGCGGCGCGGACAATGGCTGGTGGCTGGACGTGCTGGAATGGGGTCCGGCCTCTCCCTTCGCCGAGACCTTCGACATCGACTGGAATCCGCCCGACCCGGCGCTGCGCGGGCGGATGCTGGCGCCGTTCCTTGGCGGTCCCTACGGCACGGTGCTGGAATCCGGCGACCTCGCGCTGCACTTCGAGGCGGAGACGGGCAAGATCTTCGCCCAGTACTTCGAGCACCGCTTCCCGATCGCGCCCGCGACCTATGCCCGCATCCTGCGCGCGCCGGGCGAGCCCACGCTGCTGGGCCTCGCGCAGATCTTCGAGGGGGTGGGCGCCGCGGCCGAACGCGATGCGGCGCGCGCCGCGGCCGGGGTGGCGCTCGACGTGCTGGCGCGCTTCGCCGCCGGGCCGGAGGGGCAGCGCGCGGTGGCAGCGGCGCTGGCCTGCTTCGGCCCGGGGAGCCCGGAGGGGCGGGAGCGGCTGCACGGGCTGCTGGAAGCGCAGAACTACCGCCTCGCCTGGTGGCGGGCGGCCACGGACGAGATCAACTGGCGCCGCTTCTTCGACGTGACCAGCCTCGCGGGCCTCCAGGTCGAGCGTCCGCATGTGTTCGAGGCGACGCACGAGCTGATCCTGCGCCTCTACGCGGAGGGGCTGATCGACGGCGTGCGGGTGGACCATGTCGACGGCCTCGCCGATCCGCGCGCCTATTGCCGCAAGCTGCGGCGCCGGCTGGAGGCGGCGGGGAAGGAGCGGCCGGAGGGCGCGCCGAAGGGCCGGCCGCTGCTGGTGGTGGAGAAGATCCTCGCCCCACACGAGCGGCTGCGCGGCGACTGGAAGGTGGACGGCACCACCGGCTACAACTTCATGGACGAGGTGTCGGGCCTGCTGCACGACCCGGCCGGCGAGGCGCCGCTGACCGCGCTGTGGACGGAGCTGACCGGTCGCCCCGCCCGCTTCGAGGAGGAGGCGCGCGAGGCCCGGCGCCAGATCCTGCGCGAGAACCTGGCGAGCGAACTGAACGGCACCGCCGCCGCCCTGCACCGCGTCGCGGCGCACGACCTGGCGACCCGCGACTTCACCCTCACCGCGATCCGCCGTGCGCTGACCGAGGTGCTCGCGCATTTTCCCGTCTACCGCATGTACGTGAACGTCGCCGGCCGCACGGAGGAGGACAAGCGCATCCTCGACTGGGCGCTGGCCGGGGCGCGCCGCACGGTGCGGGCAACGGAGAGGCCGCTGCTCGACCTGCTCGACACCTGGCTGGGCGGGGAGTTGCCGCGCTCCCTGCCGCACGACCGGCGGCGCGAGCGCTGGCGGACGGCCGTGCGCTTCCAGCAGCTCTCCGCGCCCGTGGCGGCGAAGTCGGTGGAGGACACGGCCTTCTACCGCTACGGCCGGCTGATCTCGCGCAACGAGGTCGGCTCGGAGCCGAGCCATTTCAGCGAGACCCCGGCCGCCTTCCACGCCGATTGCCGCGACCGGGCGAGGCGCTTCCCGCACGAGATGCTGGCGACGGCCACGCATGACCACAAGCGCGGCGAGGACAACCGGATGCGCCTCGCCGTCCTGTCGGAGCGACCGGAGGACTGGGCGGCGGCGCTGCGGCGCTGGACGCGGCTGAATGCCGGGCTGAAGAAGCAGGTGGAGGACGGCCCGGCGCCCGACGCGACGGATGAGCTGATGCTCTACCAGACGCTGGTCGGCGCCTGGCCGCTCGACCTCGATCCGGCGGATGAGGCGGGGATGGAGGACTTCATCGGCCGCGTGCTGGGCTGGCAGGAGAAGGCGCTGCGCGAGGGCAAGCGGCGCAGCGAATGGGCGGTGCCGAACGAGGCGTATGAATCCGCCTGCCGCGACTTCGTGCATGCCATCCTCGACCCCAACCGGCCCAGCCGGATGCGCGAGGAGATCGCGAACTTCGCGTGGCGCCTGGCCCCGGCCGGCGCCGTGAACGGGCTGGCGCAGACCCTGCTCCGCTGCACCACGCCGGGCTTCCCGGATCTCTACCAGGGGACGGAGTTCTGGGACTTCTCGCTGGTCGATCCGGACAACCGCCGGCCCGTGGACTTTCCCGCCCGCGCGGCGGCGCTGGCGTCGGGCGAGGCCCCGGCGGCGCTGCTGGCGCACTGGAAGGACGGGCGGGTGAAGCAGGCGGTGATCGCCCGCGCCCTGGCGCTGCGCGGGCACCTGCCGGCGCTGTTCGGGGCGGGCGAGTACCTGCCGCTGGAGGTGCAGGGCGAACGGGCCGCGCATGTCCTGGCCTTCGCCCGCCGTCAGGGCGCGGCGATGGCGGTGGTGGCCGTCACCCGCCTGCCCTCGCCGCTGCTGGGCGAGGCGAGCCTGCCGCTGCCGCCCGCCGAGGCCTGGGGCGACACGGCGGCGGTCCTGCCCGCCGAGGCGCCGGCGCTGCGCGATGTGCTGAACGGCGGCGAGGCGCCCGGGCGGGACGGGCGGCTGGCGCTGGCGGCGCTGTTCCGCACCCTGCCGGTGGCGCTGCTGGCGAGCGGCTGA
- the glgX gene encoding glycogen debranching protein GlgX has translation MLPPSLPKRLLPGRPDPLGAQWDGLGINFAVFSAHAEKIELCLFSDSGRKELARFPLPECTDEVWHGYLPNATPGIVYGYRAYGPYEPQRGHRFNPNKLLLDPYARKLVGTIAWSDVLYGYRPGAGRTDLSFDRRDSAAAMPKALVVDESFSWGDDRRPDVPWSDTVIYEAHLRGLTMRRDDIPQPSRGTFAGLAHPRVIEHLQRLGITAVELLPIHAFAQDRFLVEQGLRNYWGYSTLGFFAPEQAYLASGSLREIKMAIRRLHAAGIEVILDVVYNHTCEGDERGPTLSWRGLDNASYYRLLPDDERRFINDTGTGNTVNLSHPRVLQMVMDSLRHWVTTFRVDGFRFDLGTILGRESHGFDAGSGFFDAIRQDPVLSRVKLISEPWDIGPGGYQLGNHPPGFAEWNDKFRDGVRRFWRGDAGMRPQLAARLNASSGMFDRRRRQPWASVNYVASHDGQPLQDVVSYEQKHNLANGEGNRDGHGENFSRNWGVEGPSDDPEIRDVRARLKRAMLVTVFAAAGTPMLLAGDEACRTQRGNNNAYCQDNDVSWLDWKLATSPEAQSLAGFVARLSAARRRLATLRQRRFLHGLTEPLPGLRDLEWFDADGTPMRPDLWDDPEGRTLAMRRAVPLEAGGVEVSLLLLNAGEEAVDFVLPEPRQGWTCLLDSAAPEAQERAIGTEETTLAVGSRSAMLLVARTD, from the coding sequence ATGCTCCCGCCGTCGCTACCTAAGCGCCTCCTCCCCGGGCGGCCCGATCCGCTCGGGGCGCAATGGGACGGGCTGGGAATCAACTTCGCCGTCTTCTCCGCCCATGCGGAGAAGATCGAGCTCTGCCTGTTCAGCGATTCCGGCCGCAAGGAGCTGGCCCGGTTCCCTCTGCCGGAATGCACCGACGAAGTCTGGCACGGCTACCTGCCCAATGCGACGCCGGGCATCGTCTACGGCTACCGCGCCTACGGCCCCTACGAGCCGCAGCGCGGGCACCGCTTCAACCCGAACAAGCTGCTGCTCGATCCCTATGCCCGCAAGCTGGTGGGCACCATCGCCTGGTCGGACGTGCTCTACGGCTACCGGCCCGGGGCTGGGCGGACGGACCTGTCCTTCGACCGCCGCGACAGCGCCGCCGCCATGCCCAAGGCCCTCGTGGTGGACGAGAGCTTCTCCTGGGGCGACGACCGCCGCCCCGACGTGCCTTGGTCCGACACGGTGATCTACGAGGCGCATCTGCGCGGCCTGACCATGCGGCGCGACGACATCCCGCAGCCGTCGCGCGGCACCTTCGCCGGGCTGGCGCATCCGCGCGTCATCGAGCACCTGCAGCGCCTGGGCATCACCGCGGTGGAGCTGCTGCCGATCCATGCCTTCGCCCAGGACCGCTTCCTGGTGGAGCAGGGCCTGCGCAACTACTGGGGCTATTCCACCCTCGGCTTCTTCGCGCCGGAGCAGGCCTATCTCGCCAGCGGCTCGCTGCGCGAGATCAAGATGGCGATCCGCCGGCTGCACGCGGCGGGCATCGAGGTGATCCTCGACGTCGTCTACAACCACACCTGCGAGGGCGACGAGCGCGGCCCCACCCTGTCCTGGCGGGGGCTGGACAATGCCAGCTACTACCGCCTCCTGCCGGACGACGAGCGGCGCTTCATCAACGACACGGGCACCGGCAACACGGTGAACCTGTCGCATCCGCGCGTGCTGCAGATGGTGATGGACAGCCTGCGCCACTGGGTCACCACCTTCCGCGTGGATGGCTTCCGCTTCGACCTCGGCACCATCCTGGGACGGGAATCGCACGGCTTCGACGCCGGCTCCGGCTTCTTCGACGCGATCCGCCAGGACCCCGTGCTCTCGCGCGTGAAGCTGATCTCCGAGCCCTGGGACATCGGGCCCGGCGGCTACCAGCTCGGCAACCATCCGCCCGGCTTCGCCGAGTGGAATGACAAGTTCCGCGACGGGGTGCGCCGCTTCTGGCGCGGCGATGCGGGGATGCGGCCGCAGCTCGCGGCGCGGCTCAACGCCTCCTCCGGCATGTTCGACCGCAGGCGGCGGCAGCCCTGGGCCTCGGTCAACTACGTGGCCTCGCATGACGGGCAGCCGCTGCAGGACGTCGTCTCCTACGAGCAGAAGCACAACCTGGCCAACGGCGAAGGCAACCGCGACGGCCATGGCGAGAACTTCTCGCGCAACTGGGGCGTGGAAGGTCCGAGCGACGACCCGGAGATCCGGGATGTCCGTGCCCGGCTGAAGCGGGCGATGCTGGTCACCGTCTTCGCCGCCGCCGGCACGCCGATGCTCCTGGCCGGCGACGAGGCCTGCCGCACCCAGCGCGGCAACAACAACGCCTATTGCCAGGACAACGACGTCTCCTGGCTGGACTGGAAGCTGGCCACCAGCCCGGAGGCGCAGAGCCTGGCCGGCTTCGTCGCCCGGCTCTCCGCCGCGCGGCGCCGCCTGGCGACGCTGCGCCAGCGCCGCTTCCTGCACGGCCTCACCGAGCCCCTGCCCGGCCTGCGCGACCTGGAATGGTTCGATGCCGACGGCACGCCGATGCGGCCCGATCTGTGGGACGATCCGGAAGGACGCACCCTGGCCATGCGCCGCGCCGTGCCGCTGGAGGCGGGCGGCGTGGAGGTCAGCCTGCTGCTGCTCAACGCCGGGGAGGAGGCGGTGGATTTCGTCCTGCCGGAGCCGCGCCAGGGCTGGACGTGCCTGCTCGACAGCGCGGCGCCGGAGGCACAGGAACGTGCGATCGGCACGGAGGAGACAACCCTCGCCGTCGGCAGCCGTTCGGCCATGCTGCTGGTCGCGAGAACGGACTGA
- a CDS encoding creatininase family protein has protein sequence MTRQVRLEALNTRDFQAGGFTTAILPIGACESHGDHMPFGTDALTAHALALRVAERLTATVVAPPLNFGMSDHYRHKPICLSLSSDTVVRVIRDLLLSFHHWGIERVLILNGHDGNIPCAEIAAREVKVAHPAMSLAVFDWWVIVPKFLPPETFEVWNGWGHAGEVESSVGLALFPELMHMQHARGMVPKTDPFVKEIWTFDELTAHGATGGPARATPEKGAKVVGAVIDYLAEYMARFEREGLRHDPQEP, from the coding sequence ATGACGCGCCAGGTTCGGTTGGAGGCGTTGAACACCCGCGACTTCCAGGCGGGGGGCTTCACCACGGCCATCCTGCCGATCGGGGCCTGCGAGAGCCATGGCGACCACATGCCCTTCGGCACGGACGCCCTGACCGCGCATGCCCTGGCGCTGCGGGTGGCGGAGCGTCTGACGGCCACCGTGGTCGCGCCGCCGCTGAACTTCGGGATGAGCGACCATTACCGGCACAAGCCGATCTGCCTCTCGCTCTCCTCCGACACGGTGGTGCGGGTGATCCGCGACCTGCTGCTCTCCTTCCACCACTGGGGCATCGAGCGGGTGCTGATCCTCAACGGCCATGACGGCAACATTCCCTGCGCCGAGATCGCGGCGCGCGAGGTGAAGGTGGCGCACCCCGCCATGTCGCTCGCGGTGTTCGACTGGTGGGTGATCGTGCCGAAGTTCCTGCCGCCCGAGACCTTCGAGGTCTGGAACGGCTGGGGCCATGCGGGGGAGGTGGAAAGCTCAGTCGGCCTCGCCCTGTTTCCGGAGCTGATGCACATGCAGCACGCGCGGGGGATGGTCCCAAAGACCGACCCCTTCGTGAAGGAGATCTGGACCTTCGACGAGCTGACCGCGCACGGCGCCACCGGCGGCCCCGCCCGCGCCACGCCGGAGAAGGGGGCGAAGGTGGTGGGCGCGGTGATCGACTACCTGGCGGAGTACATGGCCCGCTTCGAGCGCGAAGGGCTGCGCCACGACCCGCAGGAGCCGTGA
- a CDS encoding helix-turn-helix domain-containing protein — protein MQLNTLVARGRAIAAGRMLAGMDQETLAAEAGLSPSTVSRIELGRRTVRPQSLRAVREALERRGIDLTLNDRTGHHAAGTSFA, from the coding sequence ATGCAGTTGAACACCCTCGTCGCGCGGGGGCGCGCGATCGCAGCCGGCCGCATGCTGGCGGGGATGGATCAGGAGACGCTGGCGGCCGAGGCGGGGCTGTCTCCCTCCACCGTCTCGCGGATCGAGCTGGGCCGCCGCACCGTCCGCCCGCAAAGCCTGCGCGCCGTCCGCGAGGCGCTGGAGCGGCGTGGCATCGACCTGACGCTCAACGACCGCACCGGGCACCACGCCGCCGGCACCAGCTTCGCCTGA
- the nusG gene encoding transcription termination/antitermination protein NusG, which produces MAAMKWYVVHVYSGFEKKIAEQIQEQARQKGLEDKFAEVLVPSEEVVEVRRGQKVNAERKFFPGYVLVKMEMTDEAWHLVKDTPKVTGFLGARNKPSPIPEAEAQRMLKQVQETVDKPRRPSVVYEVGEQVRVADGPFTSFNGTVEEVDEERGRVKVSVSIFGRATPVELEYAQVEKV; this is translated from the coding sequence ATGGCCGCCATGAAGTGGTACGTCGTCCACGTCTATTCGGGCTTCGAGAAGAAGATCGCCGAGCAGATCCAGGAGCAGGCCCGGCAGAAGGGCCTGGAGGACAAGTTCGCCGAGGTGCTGGTGCCCTCCGAGGAGGTGGTCGAGGTCCGCCGCGGCCAGAAGGTCAATGCCGAGCGCAAGTTCTTCCCCGGCTACGTGCTGGTGAAGATGGAGATGACCGACGAGGCGTGGCACCTGGTCAAGGACACGCCCAAGGTCACCGGCTTCCTCGGCGCCCGTAACAAGCCCAGCCCCATCCCGGAGGCCGAGGCGCAGCGCATGCTGAAGCAGGTGCAGGAGACGGTGGACAAGCCGCGCCGCCCCTCCGTCGTCTACGAGGTGGGCGAGCAGGTCCGCGTCGCCGACGGGCCCTTCACCAGCTTCAACGGCACGGTGGAGGAGGTGGACGAGGAGCGCGGCCGCGTGAAGGTCTCCGTCTCCATCTTCGGCCGCGCCACCCCGGTGGAGCTGGAATACGCGCAGGTCGAGAAGGTCTGA
- the treZ gene encoding malto-oligosyltrehalose trehalohydrolase encodes MTTFALDLPWGANLLPDGTGTRFRLWAPSAGSVSLEVEGRAPLPMRAEGEGWYAVTAPVGAGARYRYRVAPDLAVPDPAARAQAGEVHDPSLVVDPRAYRWKNPGWRGRPWHETVLYELHVGALGGFAGVERDLPRLRDLGITAVELMPIADFPGERNWGYDGVLPFAPAYAYGTPDALKSMIDTAHGLGLMVFLDVVYNHFGPDGAYLNAYAKPFFDAGTHTPWGAAIDFTRPAVRDYFESNALYWLQEYRFDGLRFDAVHAIAEQDWLDTLAARIRREIEAETPGRHVHLVLENERNAAHHLRPAPGAPGFDAQWNDDGHNILHPLLTGESEGYYGDFHAGGAEKLATALREGFLFQGQDSPHLGHPRGEPSAHLPPTAFVLFLQNHDQVGNRAMGERLATLADPQALRAATALLLLCPQIPMLFMGEEWAATAPFLFFTGFLGAELAEAVRDGRRKEFAKFAAFQDPERRTRIPDPNEEATFRASIPDPAEAEQGEHAAMLALHRQLLAIRRDRIIPRLPGATALDAAAMGEAAVVARWRMGDGAVLTLAVNLGPEPAAARVSGDLLFETEAGAAAALAAGRLPPRCTVALLAPPQDAAP; translated from the coding sequence ATGACCACCTTCGCCCTCGACCTTCCCTGGGGCGCCAACCTGCTGCCCGATGGCACGGGCACGCGCTTCCGCCTCTGGGCGCCCTCGGCAGGCTCCGTCTCGCTGGAGGTGGAGGGGCGCGCGCCGCTGCCCATGCGGGCGGAGGGCGAGGGCTGGTACGCCGTGACCGCCCCGGTGGGCGCCGGGGCGCGCTACCGCTACCGCGTCGCGCCCGACCTCGCCGTGCCCGACCCGGCGGCACGCGCCCAGGCGGGCGAGGTGCACGATCCGAGCCTGGTGGTCGATCCGCGCGCCTATCGCTGGAAGAACCCTGGCTGGCGCGGCCGCCCCTGGCACGAGACGGTGCTCTACGAGCTGCATGTGGGCGCGCTGGGCGGCTTCGCCGGGGTGGAGCGCGACCTGCCGCGACTGCGCGACCTCGGCATCACGGCGGTCGAGCTGATGCCGATCGCCGATTTCCCCGGCGAGCGGAACTGGGGCTATGACGGGGTGCTGCCCTTCGCGCCCGCCTATGCCTACGGCACGCCGGACGCGCTGAAGTCGATGATCGACACCGCCCACGGGCTGGGGCTGATGGTGTTCCTCGACGTCGTCTACAACCATTTCGGCCCGGACGGCGCCTATCTGAACGCCTATGCGAAGCCCTTCTTCGACGCGGGCACCCACACGCCCTGGGGCGCCGCGATCGACTTCACCCGCCCCGCCGTGCGCGACTACTTCGAATCCAACGCGCTCTACTGGCTCCAGGAGTACCGCTTCGACGGGCTGCGCTTCGACGCGGTGCACGCCATCGCCGAGCAGGACTGGCTCGACACCCTCGCCGCCCGCATCCGGCGCGAGATCGAGGCCGAGACCCCCGGCCGCCACGTCCACCTCGTGCTGGAGAACGAGCGCAACGCCGCGCACCACCTGCGCCCCGCCCCCGGCGCGCCTGGCTTCGACGCGCAGTGGAACGACGACGGCCACAACATCCTCCACCCGCTGCTGACCGGCGAGAGCGAGGGCTACTATGGCGACTTCCACGCGGGCGGCGCGGAGAAGCTCGCCACCGCGCTGCGCGAGGGCTTCCTGTTCCAGGGCCAGGATTCGCCCCATCTCGGCCATCCGCGCGGCGAGCCCAGCGCGCACCTGCCGCCCACCGCCTTCGTGCTGTTCCTGCAGAACCACGACCAGGTGGGCAACCGCGCCATGGGCGAGCGCCTTGCCACCCTGGCCGATCCCCAGGCGCTGCGCGCCGCCACCGCGCTGCTCCTGCTCTGCCCGCAGATCCCGATGCTGTTCATGGGCGAGGAATGGGCCGCCACCGCACCCTTCCTGTTCTTCACCGGCTTTCTCGGCGCGGAGCTGGCCGAAGCGGTGCGCGACGGGCGCCGCAAGGAGTTCGCGAAGTTCGCCGCCTTCCAGGACCCGGAGCGGCGCACGCGCATCCCCGACCCGAACGAGGAGGCCACCTTCCGCGCCTCCATCCCCGACCCGGCGGAGGCGGAGCAGGGCGAGCACGCGGCCATGCTCGCGCTGCACCGGCAGCTCCTCGCGATCCGGCGCGACCGGATCATCCCCCGCCTACCGGGGGCGACGGCGCTGGACGCCGCAGCGATGGGCGAGGCGGCGGTGGTCGCGCGCTGGCGGATGGGCGATGGCGCGGTGCTGACGCTGGCGGTCAACCTCGGCCCCGAGCCGGCCGCGGCCCGGGTGTCGGGGGACCTCCTCTTCGAGACGGAGGCCGGTGCCGCCGCCGCCCTCGCCGCCGGCCGGCTGCCGCCGCGATGCACCGTCGCTTTACTGGCCCCGCCGCAGGATGCCGCCCCATGA